The window AACTCGTTTCAAGCCACTAGCCAAAATACCCGCAGAAAAGATAAAATTGAAGGGAATCAACAGAATTACAAGCAAGAACGAAGAGAATTCGAGTCTACCAACCAGTATCTGACAGCCTTGCACCGGGCACACCTTGCGGTGGCAGGGCTCAAGCACACGGGGCACTCCGGCCGTGCCAACGGGTCTTTCgcaacggcagcagcagcagaagcagccaCATGTGACGAGGCAAAAAAGACCGTTATCGCCTCCATCTCCGCCCGCGCGGCCTCCTCCGCCGCGAGCCGCGCCAGCCGCCGGACCTCCGCCTGCCTCACGGAGGCCAGGCGCCATCTCCTCCGCACCACGAAGGCGATCAAGGGCACAATTAGGAGGAACACCAGAGACGCCGCCCCCGAGAGCCCTAGGTCGCGGTGTAGGGGCATCTGTCCGCCGACGCTCCCCGGCTAGCAGCTTCCGATGTCCGTCCTCCTCGGCCGCGCCGGACGCCACTCATAGATCCGCCGGCGGCTGCCGCCCCGCAACCGACGACCACGATATCCCTAAAATCATCTTGCCGTTGGAGCACGATTACACGCTTCGCCGACACCGCCAATGGAAACAAGAGAGAGAAGGAAATTGGAAAAGGAAGGCAAAAGAGAGGAGGATTCGTTTATATTATTAGATCAAGGACGAACGCAGCAGAACAGAGGATATGGTGTTCTCGAGAACTTATAATAGAAATCCTTGTCCGAAGAGGACTGGGAATATTAATCATATAttggttaaaataaataaataaataaataaataatattaaataattcacaaaaaaataaataaataaataaaatcaatattggttagatttttatttttacaatggAGTCATAGTCACCACATTTTGTTACTAATTTTAATTGGTTGCGTGAGTTATAAGAATCCAGTGAAACAACATGTAAAAGTATAATTTTGCTTTCATTGACCATAAGGCTTATGCCTTTCTACACGACAAACGTGTTGGAGAATACGAAAACGTAAGATAACTTCCTCGGATCATGCATCACGCATTCATGAATCGGTTGCATGCATGGTTTAATTCTACATCCGATTGAGTATACGAATCACATAGCAACCTCCGAAGAGAACGGAATAGGCAATCGAGCACAAAGGGGatatagaatatttttaagaatattattttaagaatattttaatcattaacagtattagaattattttaagatgtatatatatatatatatatatatatatatataagaagaaaaaaattctttattTGTTTTGGAGGAGCACTTGAAGGGAATATGCCGGTATTTATTCTTCGCCGGCTACGACTGCTGCCGTGGACCATCGATCACGGCCGTCTGATGACCGACATCGATGACCTTTGACCGATAACGACGGCGTCGACAACGTGGACACATTTCGACGGAAGTCTCACGTCCGGGACGTTCGTTGTTCTTGAGACGGTAGGATTAGAACTGGACGGGGTCCCGTATTTTTCGTCTGTCGAGATCCTAACGAATCTCGGCCGTTGGATCTGATGGCCAATCTTTCTGGTTCCGCCAAGCCCATGCGTGGATCCACGTCGGCACCTGACTTTTAATTGGCACGTGGCGTCCCCGGGAACTTACGAGGCCAGCGCGTGACGTCGCAACGACCAAGCGCTGTGTGGCATCGGATCGCCTGTCTCGCTTCGGATAGGCAACGTAATTGGGAAGCACTGCCCAGATGGGCCCACGTTTGTGGGAGAGTTTCGCGAAGTTGCATTCCACAGGATTTGTTAttactataaaaaattattttgttggTAATTATATAGTTTTCGTGTTAACTCCACACTAAGctaaacataaaaaataatacGGCATAACCAAATGCAATCTTGATATTGAATTTGGTAGATGGATGCAACTAGAGGTCAACCTAAAGGGCCCCAATTCAAGGGGACATTGGAGATATCTCCGAGCTTCAGTGCCATCACAAGTCTCATCGGAGAATCTTCCGAGGAAGAAAACAACACAAGCTGTGTGGTGGAGACTTCATTTAAAGTTCTTGGACTCTTTCAGGTGTTTGTCAGGTAAAATTCAAAGCCGGCCTTTCATATCATTTGTTGCCATTTGAGAGCCAACTTTTTTGCAGCTGAATTTACCTTAgaacttgatgatgatgatgatgtccaaAAGTTATAGGTTTTTATGCATTATCTTAAGGTTAAGGTTTGGCGAATGCTCGTAGATCAAAAGAAATTGCATTTCTACTCGGAGGACGAAAGCAACCAAATCACTTTCACGAATGGAAAGTAACATGTTGACTTTTATGGTCGCCTTCTCCTCATGTTTCAAATGTCAAAAAGGTTAAATGTGATGGTTGGATTAGGCGATCCAATTTATAAAAAGGATAAGATATATTAATTAGaaccttgttatatatatatatatatatatatatatatatatatatatatatatatatatatatatatatatatatatatatatatatatatatatatataaacatgactTCCTAAAGTTATATATAGATAGAGATTATAAATCTATTCTCTTCTCTCGTTAGTCTCTACTTCATCACTGTTCGtagttatgtgaaaaataaagATGATAAAGTGAGTCTAGCTGTGTTACTTCATTCATAAGGACTACGATGTGTACCAGATCCAATAGAAATATTTCATTGGTCTTGATTTATTGTCCATTTGAtttcaattttgatattaaaattttttcatataatagtaacatcatgatagtttttcATACATCAGAAccatattttaaaatcaaatatacattaaattataataatattatatctattctatattaaatttatttatattatcgaCCTAGAAAGTGTCATTCAATCTATTTGCTTATTTTGTTTGCAATTGTTGTTGCAAGTTATAAAGTTTTCCTCACCCACATGAGTGGAACCACATATGAAAACATGTTACTCGATTTTGGTTGATGAGCTATTGTCGACAACTTGGTATCGATAGTGTTATGAAAGGTGACGATTTGCCTTAGTCATTGGCTCTATTACAAGCAATAGTTGTACAAGCAATAACGACTACATGAGTAGCAACTACATAAGCTATACGATGGTACAAAAGGGCGGTGATATTAAGAGTTTTGTTATAGGTGGTCACCACGAGTGATCACCTATATCAACAAATAACTTATTATCTATGATAGTACAACATAGGGCGATGGCATACCGTGGCCATCGACCATATTGTGGGCAAAGGATTACTGTCAGCAACATTGTAAGGAGTTACGATGGTAGAACTTCGGTTGGTTCTACTAGTGGTCGAGAGTAATAATGGCATCGTGACATTGGGCATTGTGATGAGAAGTCACACCGCAAAGTGTTGATAGTAACTCGATTAAGAGATGTGGGTCTCATACAAGTGGTGTTATCTAGATGATGCCTACTTCATCACTAATCGAGGTTttgtgaaaaataaaaagaaatgagaagataaaaccaggTGAGTCTAACTTGGCTACTTTCTACTAATTACAATGTACTACTGACAAAGATATTCCATTGAGCATGACATCTAACGATACACTAGTCTGATATTGATCTatcattatttaaatttaattttataaaattaattttgttttcttataaCAATAACAAAACAACAGTTTTATGCTTAGAGTGGTATGAGCCACGGTTTCCCTTTGTTCCTTTACCACTTTGAAGGATTCAAACTTGGTGAGTGGTTTGGTATGACTTATCGAACCATAATTAATCGATCCTCTTCAATTTTCTTAGAGGTGTTTTCATGATGTTCTTTGCACGTGTTTGAATAAGCAAATTAGGTCAAAACCACGGCGTTGGTTTTGGTCACTGTGCTTATGTTCATGATGTAATTTGCACGAGTCTGAATAAGTGAATTAAGTCAACATCATGGTGTTGGTCTTGTTCTTTGTGTTTATGTTCAGAAAGCTCTCTAATTTCAAATAACCATATTTAAATAGCACATTCTAaatactctttttctttttttttgaagtttttgCTCGTATAGAGACTGTTCAGCTAGATTTCAATGACTATAACATTAGAGTAACAATTAAATGATGAGCCAAAATAAACAGAAAAGCTTTAGAGCTATTATGATTGATAAGTATTTTCAAAGTGCTAATAGGAATTAAATTGCTTCTTGATAACATTATTTGGAGATTAGAAATTGATCCTTAAGTCTTATTTTGATGCTTTTCTATTGCTGATCACAATATATTAATTCATTTAGAAACTTTACACTTCTTGTGGTCGATGAATATGTTAgtttgaaaaaataatttttttttctgactAAAGAGAAACCATATATTACCTCAAAAATGAGTAATTATTATCTACAGCATTAATGGCAACCAAATCAGAAAATTTGCCAATCAATTGACAAATTTTAAAATGCCATATATCGTATTCAAAAAAGTTGTACATTAATTCAAGCCTCTATATGCAAATTATAAAACGTTGGAAGTGATATTTCAATTCCAAGAAATTCTAGTTTTCTTCGTTTCAAGAATACATATAAAATTATCCAATTTCTATTTCCTTTCATTTGAACAATGTTATTACAATTGCATATGCAGGTTTGTTTTAGGAATAAAAccgattgaattttttttttttttttttttttgttacgaaTCTACTTGACTCACTTAAATCAGATTCAGCTATTTTTCAATTGGGCTTAAGATGGGCTCCAATAGAAAAGAAAGCACCCAAATCGATTTCAAGTTCAAATATCTAAGAAATACTTGCAAGAAAATGAATATATATGTCTATTCGATCCCTTTAAGGGCACTTTGTTTGAGTTATTCGAATAAATTCAGAGATTCAAAACCAAGTTAGATTAAATTTTAGATCTGAATACCTAACTCTATGCTTGAATTTGGATTCAGATAACTAACATTATATATTCTTACCAATAATTTTCCAAGGAGTTGAAGGTGATATTTTCCAAGCAAATAGTAGATACTTGCACAAGCAAGGATATACCacaacaaagcaaatactagatGATATTTCAAAGGCAACCACGCTAGAACAACATAACTAACGAAAGCAAAGCAAAGACGCACATAAAACGGATAGAGCGAGGAGACTCGCGCTAGTAGCACATCACAATTCTCCTCATAGTTCAACCTTAATCTAACACAAAGCAAAACACTAGATGCATGCAAAGCAAAGCCACACACGTTAAATAGATAAGAGCAGAGGAGACTGTGTTCCTCATGGTTGAAGCCCACTCTTAATGCGTCATGGGAACATCACAAGGGTTAGCAAAGCTCTTATATTGGTTCCCTTACTCAAGACTTGACTGTGTTCCAACTGGTCTCTTTTCAACCCCACCACTGGTGGACAGCAATTCCCTCGTCCCTGAGCTTCCCATAGAGGGCCAGGCACTCCCAGTAAGCCCTCCTTCTCCCCTTCCCTTGCTTGTGCCACTGGGTCTTGCACTCCAAGAACAGCTCATCCACCAGCCCAGTGGCGCCTTCCCTCACCATCTCCTCCACCACCTCAGCCTCCGCCTTCATCACCACATACTCCTCTTCCCTCAAATTCTTCGACAGCCACCCGGCTATCCCACTGGCCACACTTGCATACTTAACTTCGCCCACGACATCCAGTTTGATGATCTCGAACTCGGAGTTCCTTTTGGGGTAATGCTTATTGAACCACTTGTCGATCGTGGCCCTCCCGGGCATTCCGACATCGACGAACACCCTTCTCGAGTACTCGTTGAGCGAGCCGGCCAACAGATTGGAGAGAAACCTCGTCCTCTTCATGGCCCTTGTCGAGGCTTTTCGATCGGAAGGCGGCTCCAGCAATGCATCCTCTAATCCATTCAATACGCCAATGATCGATTCCGGCACGGCAAGCAATTTCCTCCCGATATGAGTGCCGATGAAATCAGCTGCATTTTCGTCCTCGAGTCCGTTCGGCATTTCCATTGATTCTGGGAGGGTGAGCAGCTTCCTCCCTGTTCGTGAGCCCATAAATTCGTCAGCGTTTGCGTCTTTGAGGGCAATGGCGTGGGCCGTCTTCTTGATCCCGACGATGGTGGAACCGAAGCGCCGGATGTAGACGATCCTGTAATTCGCTGGAAAATTGAAGGTGTGCCATGGATCCGAGCTCAGTCGAACGATAGTGACGCCTCCAACTCTCAGAATCCTTTCGACAAACATAAAGGAGGCGTCGCAGAAATCGTCGGCGGCGAGCACAAAGTCGACAGAGCGATCACGAACGGCCATCCGACTGGCCTCCGACATGACAGGGTGCATCTTGTTCTGCTTAACGAAGGCGAGTCGCGAGCCGGGGTTTCCGAGGAAGAGAGCGGCGTCGCTTGCGCCGGCTACGAGCAGCCCCTCGCGCCTCAGATCGCGGAGGAGCATAGGGAGGAGGAAGGGGTCGTCAGTCCACCGGTGTGGGGACAAGAGGGAGCATGTGCCGTCCGGCGGAAGCATGGATCTAAGCCAGGGATAGGCGAGTATGGCAACCGTTACGAGCACCGACCTGGCGATAACGCGGAGCACTCGTGGGTGGGGAAGACCGATCACGAGCTGATCTCCGCCACCTGCGGCGGCAGCGTGGCTCTCTCCGTGGCGTCTGGTAGCCCTGGGAGGACCCTTCATTGTGCAGATGCCGCTTATACTGCTACTGCGGCAGCGATCAAGAGACTTCTCTTTTCCCAAAGAAGGGAAACCAAAGAGGAGAAATCAAACCTGAGAACGAACGAAAAGGCCGGCGGGGAGGCGGCGACGAGCTTAGCGAGAGCAAAAGCGGGCGGCGGTGTGGTTACCACCCACGAGGGCCACACGGGTGCTCAAGCGTCTCAGCCAAAGGAGCATCAGCTGCCGCATTCGCTCCGCTTCCATGGTGGGCGACCAGATCCCGATGGCGAAGACAATAAACACCAGATCAGCCCTCGGTCTCCACCGCCAGTCCCCGGCGGTGGGAAGAAGGTAGAAAAAGATGAAGGTGGAGAAATGGAATCGCAATGGGGAAGGAACACCACTGGAAGGCAGAGAGGAAGCGGCGAGGGTGCGCAGTATATAttcggaggagagagagagagacgagggaGTAAATTAGGGAACGGAAGGGGAGGTTGCTACTGTTTCACGGAAATGAGGTTGTGCCGTAGATGTCAGGCTGTCAAACTTACCCTACGCTGTACTCTGTTGAGTGGTTGGTTGGCCGAGTTGGATTGCCATGGGGAACGATGATGAGATCTAGAGAAATCTTGATGAGTTTTGATGATGTGATtttgatcatgatttgaattcaaTTTCGGGGGGGATAGAATTATTCGATGTCTTATCAACTTTAATATACTTTGGGAAATTATGTACTGAATCAAATTAGTTATCTCCTATTGAGAGTTGATTAATTTGAACGGCTTGGATTGGATCACTCACGTCGCGGTGTGTTCCTACCAATTGGATCGGCTGCAACGGTAATGGTAACCGACGCGAGTTCAGGGGAGCACCGTATCAGATGGCAAACGAAGGTCGGTCTCGTTCAAATGAAGACCGAGACTTGAATTGGACCAACCCACCATATTTCCTCCATGGGTCCACACCACAGACACAGACTTGCAAACACAAGGAATTCATAAGCCACTGACTTGACATAAAGTGCAAAATAGAATATACTCAGAAAATAAATTTGACATTTTAAAAACGCATATTCTTTTTGTatttaagaataataaatataagtaataaaaCTATgctagaaaacaaaaaaaaagaatcattgataaaatacaaaattaaaataataaatataagattTATATGTTTTGACATTGTTTACCAATATATGGAGAAAAatcaataattttattatatgagaataatgaatacaaCGGGTAgaactttagaaacccaaatctaAATACAAAATCCATACTACCTTCTCATGTAaaacttaaaataattttttttctttttttcccataGTCTCTCTGGATAAGAAAGACAATGAGTAGGTAGGTTTgggaatatatttaaaatatgcattGTGAGCCCaatgcatattttaaatataaattaatatttggtaatttttttttaaaaaaattcgtaTTTAGCCTAGAGATTATAATGCATTTTAATATTTGTAGAatgctaatataaatttttaaattccCAAAGTACCATATGATATTACCTAAAACCATAAgattactaatattttttatttttataaatattttatattcatttttatgattatgatttttatttattatatatacgaGCCATACAATTTTTTAAGattatatacattatttttaagtaaatattatatatatataatattaaaaatattagaatgacaaattttatataatatttaatttattttaaaatataattttatcaaacaaaattaatacatatttaaaaaataatttttatcgaaCACTTAAAGAATTTTATAACTTTTTTCTCTAAATATATGTTCACAAAAGTAACCTATATTTGGTACTTTCTCATGCTAAATAGTAAAAACATTAGGTATTTACATAGTAACAAATATAACCCATTAGTACTTCTCTAAATCTGATTATGAATCTAAAACTTTAGCTAACCCTCGTAGACATATTATCTTCTGTGATTAATTaatcttaatattttaattcttatattttgaaaagttatattgatatcattatgGTTATATAAGTAATACATCTATGTCTAATTACCCCAACatcattaattttattaattaaaatataaaaaaaaataaaaaaataaaaaaataatcttaaggTTTCAGTTGATGGTGACGAACAATAATGCTGTTGGGGGGTTACGAATGACTATTATGAATGAAGAGAATAACGACAATAGGTGATGATCGCTCTACATCTATGTCGGTGTCATTGTAGTTACCGAACGATAAAATAATCGTCGATGTAGATACCGAACGATGTTGCTCTACATCTACGTCAACATCAATGTAGATATAAAATAGTTTTTACCTTTCGTTATCGTTTTGCTCATCTACAACATTTACTTGTGGCCCCAGCAATATCGTTGTCCGTCATCACTAATTGAGATGTTTCTATCGGTAAAATTGATAATGTTAGAATAAATGaatctaaatattttactttcatataatttatatagatatcaatttattttttaaaatataaaaaataaaaatactaaagataatatgtaattaacccaacCGTTCCAAAAAAGTATCGTAATCaatatgaaagataaaatctaGCGCAGGATCTCATCTCCGTCTCTTCCTATTTCCTTTTTTTGTTGGTGAGTGACGGCTAGTGAAAATTTAGACAGTGCAGGATAATAATAAGAACAACAATAATAGAGAGAGGTGTCTCCCCTCTCCTCGTGTGGGCTCTCCTCCACCTCATTATATAAATCCAAAAGGAAGCCAAATGAAACACCCTACACCGGAAGCCACCGGCCTCACTCCGCTCCACACAAAGGGTACGGTAGGACCCAACGATTCCCCTCGCCGTACACCCTTTTCATGTGTGCGAATCATGTGAAGCTCCACCCATCATTCGTTCCTGCTACTAAATTAAgtgtattgttattattattattatttcgatTTCCTCACGTTGCGGGATGGTTGGAATCTCAATGAACGGTCCAAAATAACTTCAATTTTTTGGCTTTTGGTGGTAATTAATGTGTGGTAAGTTGCCACACATATGGTCGCTTGCCAACATTTTAATATGGTTTATTTCATGGTATGTGAGCACACGAACTCTTAATTCAAGTTGGAAAAAGGTGTAGTGGCTCGATTAACTATGACGAGAGTTTCATCACACGATCCAAGACACGCGGTGATAAATATAACGATAAGAAACATTTCTATTGTTGGGTTGGACAGTTAGACTCATCTTTTTTAAGTTGATCGACCGTTTGAATCAAAACTTTAGGCTCATCTTTAGGTTGGATGTGCGATAGGGAAGATCGCATTCAAGCGATCGTACGGAAGGAAGGGTAAAGGAGGAGACTTTGCTCATCTCTACGGCAAGCAGTCAAAGCATCTTGGATCCGTGAACGGCATTCAAATTTATGGGGATGCACTGTCTCCAACCATTTTGATGCACACCTTCGATGCACAACACTGAGAGAGTGACTACAGGAAAAGGA of the Musa acuminata AAA Group cultivar baxijiao chromosome BXJ2-10, Cavendish_Baxijiao_AAA, whole genome shotgun sequence genome contains:
- the LOC103969619 gene encoding uncharacterized protein LOC103969619 encodes the protein MKGPPRATRRHGESHAAAAGGGDQLVIGLPHPRVLRVIARSVLVTVAILAYPWLRSMLPPDGTCSLLSPHRWTDDPFLLPMLLRDLRREGLLVAGASDAALFLGNPGSRLAFVKQNKMHPVMSEASRMAVRDRSVDFVLAADDFCDASFMFVERILRVGGVTIVRLSSDPWHTFNFPANYRIVYIRRFGSTIVGIKKTAHAIALKDANADEFMGSRTGRKLLTLPESMEMPNGLEDENAADFIGTHIGRKLLAVPESIIGVLNGLEDALLEPPSDRKASTRAMKRTRFLSNLLAGSLNEYSRRVFVDVGMPGRATIDKWFNKHYPKRNSEFEIIKLDVVGEVKYASVASGIAGWLSKNLREEEYVVMKAEAEVVEEMVREGATGLVDELFLECKTQWHKQGKGRRRAYWECLALYGKLRDEGIAVHQWWG